One genomic segment of Canis lupus baileyi chromosome 9, mCanLup2.hap1, whole genome shotgun sequence includes these proteins:
- the GPR132 gene encoding probable G-protein coupled receptor 132, which translates to MPGNATAVTSPVLVTLDPSMSTSNCNESFEDSRLALVLVYSAVCVLGLPANCLTAWLTLLQVLQGNVLAVYLFCLSLCEMLYISTLPLWIRYIQNHHRWTLGLGGCKVTGYIFFCNLYVSILFLCCISCDRFLAVVYALESRGRRHQRTAILISVSVFVVVGLVHYPVFEMEERGTCFEGSMNTRIAGFYYLRFALGFAVPLFIIAFTNQRIFRSIKLSTGLSAAQKAKVKHSAIAVVTIFLVCFAPYHLVLLAKAVAFSYYKGDPGTLRTYEARLCTLSAVFLCLSTVNSVADPIIYVLATDHSRQEVSRIHKEWKKCSAKTDVSKLHTSSKDSEEVPLPMSLTNGSTWPRTVHPPESELATWSSQGTLERLSEEPH; encoded by the exons ATGCCAG GAAACGCCACCGCGGTCACCAGCCCCGTCCTGGTGACCCTGGATCCTAGCATGAGCACCTCAAACTGCAACGAGTCCTTTGAGGACAGCAGACTGGCCCTGGTGTTGGTGTACAGCGCGGTGTGTGTGCTGGGCCTGCCGGCCAACTGCCTGACCGCCTGGCTCACGCTGCTCCAGGTGCTCCAGGGCAACGTGCTGGCCGTCTACCTCTTCTGCCTGTCGCTCTGCGAGATGCTCTACATCAGCACCCTGCCCCTCTGGATCAGGTACATCCAGAACCACCACCGCTGGACGCTGGGCCTCGGGGGCTGCAAGGTGACGGGCTACATCTTTTTCTGCAACCTGTACGTGAGCATCCTCTTTCTGTGCTGCATCTCCTGTGACCGCTTCCTAGCGGTGGTGTACGCCCTGGAGAGCCGCGGCCGTCGCCACCAGAGGACCGCCATCCTCATCTCCGTGTCCGTCTTCGTTGTTGTCGGGCTCGTTCACTACCCGGTGTTTGAAATGGAAGAGAGGGGGACGTGCTTCGAGGGGTCGATGAACACCAGGATCGCCGGGTTCTACTACTTGCGCTTCGCCCTGGGGTTCGCTGTCCCCCTCTTCATCATCGCGTTCACCAACCAGCGTATCTTCAGGAGCATCAAGCTGAGCACCGGCCTGAGCGCCGCCCAGAAGGCCAAGGTGAAGCACTCGGCCATCGCGGTCGTGACCATCTTCCTGGTGTGCTTCGCCCCCTACCACCTGGTGCTCCTCGCCAAAGCCGTCGCCTTTTCCTACTATAAGGGAGACCCGGGCACCCTGAGGACCTATGAAGCCAGGCTGTGCACGCTCTCCGCGGTGTTTCTGTGCCTGTCCACGGTGAACAGCGTGGCTGACCCCATCATCTACGTGCTGGCCACGGACCATTCGCGGCAGGAAGTGTCCAGAATCCACAAGGAATGGAAAAAGTGCTCCGCAAAAACAGACGTCTCCAAGCTTCACACAAGTTCGAAGGACTCCGAGGAGGTGCCACTGCCCATGTCACTCACAAACGGCTCCACGTGGCCCAGGACTGTCCACCCGCCAGAGTCAGAGCTGGCTACGTGGAGCTCACAGGGCACTTTGGAGAGGCTGAGTGAAGAGCCCCACTGA